The Anas platyrhynchos isolate ZD024472 breed Pekin duck chromosome 3, IASCAAS_PekinDuck_T2T, whole genome shotgun sequence genome includes a window with the following:
- the BEND3 gene encoding BEN domain-containing protein 3 isoform X3, which translates to MKNRDTGSPTQVNTEQPSKNKNPNITWLCEEEPFSDITTSSYKKPLYGISHKITEKKNPAGAEQFASYDLYEKLNPSSPSHLRTLNDQRKRDSAAAIAAVESDPNIYSLIQKMFYTLNTLNSNMTQLHSKVDLLSLEVSRIKKQVSPVESVADFKPPPEYTLTSAELKQIMDQSTSGGDLACRLLVQLFPELFSDDEFNRNCSACGFLNKRKLESLHLQLIRNYVEVCYPSVKNTAVWQVECLPQVNDFFNRFWAQREMENSQQSVQSSSFYDTEQVESSHFIDDKEQEEALSLDRSSIIASDYILDAQDLNEFLDEASSPGEFSVFLLHRLFPELFDHRKLAERYSCYGDSGKQLLDPHRLQIIRRYTEIYFPDVQEEEAWLQQCVQRINEELENTYMDGSECDQLRDDCYDSSSLPDDVSIIKVEDSFEYEKPGRRSKKIWLVPIDFEKLDFPPPDFDVPVPDYLLNKEQIKNIYESSLSIGNFASRLLVLLFPELFTHENLRKQYNCSGSLGKKQLDPTRIKLIRHYVQILYPRAKNDRVWTLEFVGKLDERCRRRDTEQRRSYQQQRKVHVPGPERREFLSYAINPERFREEFEGPPLPPERSSKDFCKIPLDELVIPNPDFPVPSLYLLSDKEVREIVQQSLSVGNFAARLLVRLFPELFTPENLRLQYNHSGACNKKQLDPIRLRLIRHYVEAVYPVEKMEEVWHYECIPSIDERCRRPNRKKCDILKKAKKAKK; encoded by the coding sequence ATGAAGAACAGAGACACTGGCTCGCCCACTCAGGTAAATACAGAGCAGCCAAGCAAGAACAAGAATCCTAACATAACGTGGCTCTGTGAAGAAGAACCCTTCAGCGACATAACCACTTCGTCTTACAAGAAACCTCTCTATGGCATCTCACACAAAATTACAGAGAAGAAGAACCCAGCAGGAGCGGAGCAGTTTGCCTCCTACGACCTGTATGAGAAACTCAATCCCAGCAGTCCCTCGCATCTTCGGACTCTGAATGACCAACGCAAGAGGGACTCTGCTGCAGCCATCGCCGCTGTAGAGTCTGACCCAAATATATATTCTTTGATCCAGAAAATGTTCTACACGCTGAACACCCTCAATTCCAACATGACTCAGCTTCACAGTAAAGTTGACCTGCTGTCTCTGGAGGTGAGCAGAATTAAAAAGCAAGTCAGTCCGGTGGAGTCCGTTGCAGATTTCAAGCCTCCCCCCGAGTACACGCTGACTTCTGCAGAGCTCAAACAGATCATGGATCAAAGCACGTCAGGGGGAGACCTGGCTTGCCGGTTACTAGTGCAGCTCTTCCCAGAGCTCTTCAGCGACGACGAGTTCAACAGAAACTGCAGCGCGTGTGGCTTTCTTAACAAAAGGAAACTTGAATCTCTTCATCTGCAGCTTATCCGTAACTATGTGGAAGTTTGTTATCCTTCTGTGAAGAATACAGCTGTGTGGCAGGTGGAGTGTTTGCCTCAAGTCAATGACTTTTTCAATAGGTTTTGGGCtcaaagggaaatggaaaacaGTCAGCAGAGTGTGCAATCGTCTAGTTTTTATGATACTGAGCAGGTAGAATCCTCTCATTTTATTGACGATAAAGAGCAGGAAGAAGCTTTGTCCTTGGACAGGAGTAGCATCATTGCCTCCGATTACATTCTGGATGCTCAGGATCTCAATGAATTTTTAGATGAAGCTTCCTCTCCGGgggaattttctgtttttttgttacATAGGTTGTTCCCAGAACTCTTTGACCACAGAAAATTAGCCGAAAGGTACAGCTGCTATGGAGACTCTGGGAAGCAACTGCTGGATCCTCATCGGCTCCAGATAATCCGTAGGTACACTGAAATTTACTTTCCAGACGTGCAAGAAGAAGAAGCCTGGTTGCAGCAGTGCGTTCAGCGAATAAACGAGGAGCTTGAAAATACGTATATGGATGGAAGCGAATGTGATCAGTTGAGAGATGACTGTTACGATTCTTCTAGTTTACCAGACGACGTATCAATCATAAAAGTGGAAGATAGTTTTGAATACGAAAAGCCTGGTAGACGCTCAAAAAAAATTTGGCTTGTGCCCATTGACTTTGAGAAACTTGACTTTCCCCCTCCTGATTTCGATGTCCCTGTCCCAGATTATCTGTTGAACAAAGAAcagattaaaaacatatatGAAAGTAGTCTTTCCATAGGCAATTTTGCCTCTCGATTGCTTGTTCTCTTATTTCCCGAACTGTTTACTCACGAAAACTTACGGAAGCAATACAACTGTAGTGGGTCTTTAGGCAAGAAACAGCTTGATCCCACTCGAATTAAATTAATTCGACATTACGTGCAGATACTGTACCCGAGGGCAAAGAATGACAGAGTGTGGACGTTGGAATTTGTTGGGAAGCTTGACGAGAGGTGTCGGCGACGAGACACGGAGCAAAGGCGCTCGTACCAGCAGCAGCGGAAGGTCCACGTGCCGGGGCCCGAGAGGAGGGAATTTCTCAGCTATGCAATAAACCCCGAAAGGTTTCGAGAAGAGTTCGAGGGGCCGCCGCTGCCACCCGAGAGAAGCAGCAAGGATTTTTGCAAGATACCACTCGATGAACTTGTTATTCCTAACCCAGACTTCCCTGTGCCTTCTCTGTATTTGCTGTCTGATAAGGAGGTGAGAGAGATAGTGCAGCAGAGCCTTTCCGTTGGAAACTTCGCTGCCAGGCTCCTTGTAAGACTCTTTCCCGAACTCTTTACTCCCGAGAATCTCAGACTGCAATACAATCATTCAGGTGCTTGTAACAAAAAACAGCTGGATCCTATCAGACTGAGACTGATCCGTCATTACGTGGAAGCGGTTTACCCCGTGGAGAAAATGGAGGAAGTATGGCATTATGAATGTATACCGAGCATTGATGAGCGATGCCGGCGTCCTAACAGAAAAAAGTGTGATATActgaaaaaagcaaagaaagcaaagaagtga
- the BEND3 gene encoding BEN domain-containing protein 3 isoform X2 yields MMTKGCNSNMKNRDTGSPTQVNTEQPSKNKNPNITWLCEEEPFSDITTSSYKKPLYGISHKITEKKNPAGAEQFASYDLYEKLNPSSPSHLRTLNDQRKRDSAAAIAAVESDPNIYSLIQKMFYTLNTLNSNMTQLHSKVDLLSLEVSRIKKQVSPVESVADFKPPPEYTLTSAELKQIMDQSTSGGDLACRLLVQLFPELFSDDEFNRNCSACGFLNKRKLESLHLQLIRNYVEVCYPSVKNTAVWQVECLPQVNDFFNRFWAQREMENSQQSVQSSSFYDTEQVESSHFIDDKEQEEALSLDRSSIIASDYILDAQDLNEFLDEASSPGEFSVFLLHRLFPELFDHRKLAERYSCYGDSGKQLLDPHRLQIIRRYTEIYFPDVQEEEAWLQQCVQRINEELENTYMDGSECDQLRDDCYDSSSLPDDVSIIKVEDSFEYEKPGRRSKKIWLVPIDFEKLDFPPPDFDVPVPDYLLNKEQIKNIYESSLSIGNFASRLLVLLFPELFTHENLRKQYNCSGSLGKKQLDPTRIKLIRHYVQILYPRAKNDRVWTLEFVGKLDERCRRRDTEQRRSYQQQRKVHVPGPERREFLSYAINPERFREEFEGPPLPPERSSKDFCKIPLDELVIPNPDFPVPSLYLLSDKEVREIVQQSLSVGNFAARLLVRLFPELFTPENLRLQYNHSGACNKKQLDPIRLRLIRHYVEAVYPVEKMEEVWHYECIPSIDERCRRPNRKKCDILKKAKKAKK; encoded by the exons ATGATGACGAAG GGCTGCAATTCAAACATGAAGAACAGAGACACTGGCTCGCCCACTCAGGTAAATACAGAGCAGCCAAGCAAGAACAAGAATCCTAACATAACGTGGCTCTGTGAAGAAGAACCCTTCAGCGACATAACCACTTCGTCTTACAAGAAACCTCTCTATGGCATCTCACACAAAATTACAGAGAAGAAGAACCCAGCAGGAGCGGAGCAGTTTGCCTCCTACGACCTGTATGAGAAACTCAATCCCAGCAGTCCCTCGCATCTTCGGACTCTGAATGACCAACGCAAGAGGGACTCTGCTGCAGCCATCGCCGCTGTAGAGTCTGACCCAAATATATATTCTTTGATCCAGAAAATGTTCTACACGCTGAACACCCTCAATTCCAACATGACTCAGCTTCACAGTAAAGTTGACCTGCTGTCTCTGGAGGTGAGCAGAATTAAAAAGCAAGTCAGTCCGGTGGAGTCCGTTGCAGATTTCAAGCCTCCCCCCGAGTACACGCTGACTTCTGCAGAGCTCAAACAGATCATGGATCAAAGCACGTCAGGGGGAGACCTGGCTTGCCGGTTACTAGTGCAGCTCTTCCCAGAGCTCTTCAGCGACGACGAGTTCAACAGAAACTGCAGCGCGTGTGGCTTTCTTAACAAAAGGAAACTTGAATCTCTTCATCTGCAGCTTATCCGTAACTATGTGGAAGTTTGTTATCCTTCTGTGAAGAATACAGCTGTGTGGCAGGTGGAGTGTTTGCCTCAAGTCAATGACTTTTTCAATAGGTTTTGGGCtcaaagggaaatggaaaacaGTCAGCAGAGTGTGCAATCGTCTAGTTTTTATGATACTGAGCAGGTAGAATCCTCTCATTTTATTGACGATAAAGAGCAGGAAGAAGCTTTGTCCTTGGACAGGAGTAGCATCATTGCCTCCGATTACATTCTGGATGCTCAGGATCTCAATGAATTTTTAGATGAAGCTTCCTCTCCGGgggaattttctgtttttttgttacATAGGTTGTTCCCAGAACTCTTTGACCACAGAAAATTAGCCGAAAGGTACAGCTGCTATGGAGACTCTGGGAAGCAACTGCTGGATCCTCATCGGCTCCAGATAATCCGTAGGTACACTGAAATTTACTTTCCAGACGTGCAAGAAGAAGAAGCCTGGTTGCAGCAGTGCGTTCAGCGAATAAACGAGGAGCTTGAAAATACGTATATGGATGGAAGCGAATGTGATCAGTTGAGAGATGACTGTTACGATTCTTCTAGTTTACCAGACGACGTATCAATCATAAAAGTGGAAGATAGTTTTGAATACGAAAAGCCTGGTAGACGCTCAAAAAAAATTTGGCTTGTGCCCATTGACTTTGAGAAACTTGACTTTCCCCCTCCTGATTTCGATGTCCCTGTCCCAGATTATCTGTTGAACAAAGAAcagattaaaaacatatatGAAAGTAGTCTTTCCATAGGCAATTTTGCCTCTCGATTGCTTGTTCTCTTATTTCCCGAACTGTTTACTCACGAAAACTTACGGAAGCAATACAACTGTAGTGGGTCTTTAGGCAAGAAACAGCTTGATCCCACTCGAATTAAATTAATTCGACATTACGTGCAGATACTGTACCCGAGGGCAAAGAATGACAGAGTGTGGACGTTGGAATTTGTTGGGAAGCTTGACGAGAGGTGTCGGCGACGAGACACGGAGCAAAGGCGCTCGTACCAGCAGCAGCGGAAGGTCCACGTGCCGGGGCCCGAGAGGAGGGAATTTCTCAGCTATGCAATAAACCCCGAAAGGTTTCGAGAAGAGTTCGAGGGGCCGCCGCTGCCACCCGAGAGAAGCAGCAAGGATTTTTGCAAGATACCACTCGATGAACTTGTTATTCCTAACCCAGACTTCCCTGTGCCTTCTCTGTATTTGCTGTCTGATAAGGAGGTGAGAGAGATAGTGCAGCAGAGCCTTTCCGTTGGAAACTTCGCTGCCAGGCTCCTTGTAAGACTCTTTCCCGAACTCTTTACTCCCGAGAATCTCAGACTGCAATACAATCATTCAGGTGCTTGTAACAAAAAACAGCTGGATCCTATCAGACTGAGACTGATCCGTCATTACGTGGAAGCGGTTTACCCCGTGGAGAAAATGGAGGAAGTATGGCATTATGAATGTATACCGAGCATTGATGAGCGATGCCGGCGTCCTAACAGAAAAAAGTGTGATATActgaaaaaagcaaagaaagcaaagaagtga
- the BEND3 gene encoding BEN domain-containing protein 3 isoform X1, producing MNSAEITDDDEVKIPKKNIVKVETENEDEALDCSVTSRSSEKHSLDGAVTCLQDSNKRKQTSLGCDGSGSQQDVLPSVKKRRFTQEGCNSNMKNRDTGSPTQVNTEQPSKNKNPNITWLCEEEPFSDITTSSYKKPLYGISHKITEKKNPAGAEQFASYDLYEKLNPSSPSHLRTLNDQRKRDSAAAIAAVESDPNIYSLIQKMFYTLNTLNSNMTQLHSKVDLLSLEVSRIKKQVSPVESVADFKPPPEYTLTSAELKQIMDQSTSGGDLACRLLVQLFPELFSDDEFNRNCSACGFLNKRKLESLHLQLIRNYVEVCYPSVKNTAVWQVECLPQVNDFFNRFWAQREMENSQQSVQSSSFYDTEQVESSHFIDDKEQEEALSLDRSSIIASDYILDAQDLNEFLDEASSPGEFSVFLLHRLFPELFDHRKLAERYSCYGDSGKQLLDPHRLQIIRRYTEIYFPDVQEEEAWLQQCVQRINEELENTYMDGSECDQLRDDCYDSSSLPDDVSIIKVEDSFEYEKPGRRSKKIWLVPIDFEKLDFPPPDFDVPVPDYLLNKEQIKNIYESSLSIGNFASRLLVLLFPELFTHENLRKQYNCSGSLGKKQLDPTRIKLIRHYVQILYPRAKNDRVWTLEFVGKLDERCRRRDTEQRRSYQQQRKVHVPGPERREFLSYAINPERFREEFEGPPLPPERSSKDFCKIPLDELVIPNPDFPVPSLYLLSDKEVREIVQQSLSVGNFAARLLVRLFPELFTPENLRLQYNHSGACNKKQLDPIRLRLIRHYVEAVYPVEKMEEVWHYECIPSIDERCRRPNRKKCDILKKAKKAKK from the exons ATGAATTCAGCTGAAATCACTGATGATGACGAAG taaaaattcctaaaaaaaatattgtgaaagtagaaacagaaaatgaagatgaagcTCTAGACTGCTCGGTAACATCCAGATCTTCTGAGAAACACTCACTGGATGGCGCAGTTACTTGCCTACAGGATTCCAACAAACGGAAACAGACCTCACTTGGTTGTGATGGTTCAGGGAGCCAGCAAGATGTCTTACCCAGTGTGAAGAAAAGACGCTTTACACAAGAG GGCTGCAATTCAAACATGAAGAACAGAGACACTGGCTCGCCCACTCAGGTAAATACAGAGCAGCCAAGCAAGAACAAGAATCCTAACATAACGTGGCTCTGTGAAGAAGAACCCTTCAGCGACATAACCACTTCGTCTTACAAGAAACCTCTCTATGGCATCTCACACAAAATTACAGAGAAGAAGAACCCAGCAGGAGCGGAGCAGTTTGCCTCCTACGACCTGTATGAGAAACTCAATCCCAGCAGTCCCTCGCATCTTCGGACTCTGAATGACCAACGCAAGAGGGACTCTGCTGCAGCCATCGCCGCTGTAGAGTCTGACCCAAATATATATTCTTTGATCCAGAAAATGTTCTACACGCTGAACACCCTCAATTCCAACATGACTCAGCTTCACAGTAAAGTTGACCTGCTGTCTCTGGAGGTGAGCAGAATTAAAAAGCAAGTCAGTCCGGTGGAGTCCGTTGCAGATTTCAAGCCTCCCCCCGAGTACACGCTGACTTCTGCAGAGCTCAAACAGATCATGGATCAAAGCACGTCAGGGGGAGACCTGGCTTGCCGGTTACTAGTGCAGCTCTTCCCAGAGCTCTTCAGCGACGACGAGTTCAACAGAAACTGCAGCGCGTGTGGCTTTCTTAACAAAAGGAAACTTGAATCTCTTCATCTGCAGCTTATCCGTAACTATGTGGAAGTTTGTTATCCTTCTGTGAAGAATACAGCTGTGTGGCAGGTGGAGTGTTTGCCTCAAGTCAATGACTTTTTCAATAGGTTTTGGGCtcaaagggaaatggaaaacaGTCAGCAGAGTGTGCAATCGTCTAGTTTTTATGATACTGAGCAGGTAGAATCCTCTCATTTTATTGACGATAAAGAGCAGGAAGAAGCTTTGTCCTTGGACAGGAGTAGCATCATTGCCTCCGATTACATTCTGGATGCTCAGGATCTCAATGAATTTTTAGATGAAGCTTCCTCTCCGGgggaattttctgtttttttgttacATAGGTTGTTCCCAGAACTCTTTGACCACAGAAAATTAGCCGAAAGGTACAGCTGCTATGGAGACTCTGGGAAGCAACTGCTGGATCCTCATCGGCTCCAGATAATCCGTAGGTACACTGAAATTTACTTTCCAGACGTGCAAGAAGAAGAAGCCTGGTTGCAGCAGTGCGTTCAGCGAATAAACGAGGAGCTTGAAAATACGTATATGGATGGAAGCGAATGTGATCAGTTGAGAGATGACTGTTACGATTCTTCTAGTTTACCAGACGACGTATCAATCATAAAAGTGGAAGATAGTTTTGAATACGAAAAGCCTGGTAGACGCTCAAAAAAAATTTGGCTTGTGCCCATTGACTTTGAGAAACTTGACTTTCCCCCTCCTGATTTCGATGTCCCTGTCCCAGATTATCTGTTGAACAAAGAAcagattaaaaacatatatGAAAGTAGTCTTTCCATAGGCAATTTTGCCTCTCGATTGCTTGTTCTCTTATTTCCCGAACTGTTTACTCACGAAAACTTACGGAAGCAATACAACTGTAGTGGGTCTTTAGGCAAGAAACAGCTTGATCCCACTCGAATTAAATTAATTCGACATTACGTGCAGATACTGTACCCGAGGGCAAAGAATGACAGAGTGTGGACGTTGGAATTTGTTGGGAAGCTTGACGAGAGGTGTCGGCGACGAGACACGGAGCAAAGGCGCTCGTACCAGCAGCAGCGGAAGGTCCACGTGCCGGGGCCCGAGAGGAGGGAATTTCTCAGCTATGCAATAAACCCCGAAAGGTTTCGAGAAGAGTTCGAGGGGCCGCCGCTGCCACCCGAGAGAAGCAGCAAGGATTTTTGCAAGATACCACTCGATGAACTTGTTATTCCTAACCCAGACTTCCCTGTGCCTTCTCTGTATTTGCTGTCTGATAAGGAGGTGAGAGAGATAGTGCAGCAGAGCCTTTCCGTTGGAAACTTCGCTGCCAGGCTCCTTGTAAGACTCTTTCCCGAACTCTTTACTCCCGAGAATCTCAGACTGCAATACAATCATTCAGGTGCTTGTAACAAAAAACAGCTGGATCCTATCAGACTGAGACTGATCCGTCATTACGTGGAAGCGGTTTACCCCGTGGAGAAAATGGAGGAAGTATGGCATTATGAATGTATACCGAGCATTGATGAGCGATGCCGGCGTCCTAACAGAAAAAAGTGTGATATActgaaaaaagcaaagaaagcaaagaagtga
- the MTRES1 gene encoding mitochondrial transcription rescue factor 1 has translation MTGFRLPVTALRKLNVWFGLWEKFPSNKLFPSWRRSIFCSCPASTAAYRRYFSFSPVKRCALRLSPEYISVLSLRNKSSKSSKRNRQTVQEEEEEEEEGEEESDLEDAFENDPNVVKDYKDLEKVVQSLRYDVIMKAGLDIARNKVEDAFYNNELRLNGEKLWKKSRSVKIGDTLDLLVGEDKETGTAVVMRVVLKKVSDKTESEKYKVILRRWKNLKVPKQDVLK, from the exons ATGACTGGCTTCAGGCTCCCCGTCACTGCTCTCAGAAAGCTGAACGTCTGGTTTGGACTGTGGGAGAAATTCCCCTCTAACAAACTGTTTCCCTCGTGGAGAAGAAGCATATTctgcagctgcccagcaagCACAGCAGCCTACAGAAGGTATTTCAGCTTTTCCCCGGTAAAACGATGTGCGTTAAGACTTTCCCCGGAGTATATCTCAGTACTGTCTCTGCgtaacaaaagcagcaaaagttCCAAAAGGAATAGACAAACTGtacaagaagaggaagaggaggaagaggaaggtgaagAAGAAAGCGATTTGGAGGATGCATTTGAAAATGACCCCAATGTAGTAAAAGATTATAAAGACCTTGAAAAAGTAGTGCAGTCCCTTCGATACGATGTGATCATGAAAGCTGGCCTAGACATTGCAAGAAA taaagtAGAAGATGCATTCTACAATAATGAACTCAGGCTGAATGGAGAAAAACTATGGAAGAAAAGTAGAAGT GTGAAAATTGGTGACACGCTGGATCTCTTAGTAGGGGAAGATAAGGAAACAGGAACCGCTGTAGTTATGCGAGTAGTCTTAAAAAAAGTATCTGACAAGactgaaagtgaaaaatacaAAGTAATTTTGAGGCGTTGGAAAAACTTAAAGGTACCCAAACAGGATGTACTTAAGTAA